One genomic window of Trichlorobacter lovleyi includes the following:
- a CDS encoding DUF4388 domain-containing protein — translation MAEAVSGFQGEIAGLSLADVIQIKGHNRYSGCITVEYLDHRGAIYFVDGEIIHAEQASFSGEDAIYEILKWPGGNFSLAPEMTTNVCTIHCSLNFLLLEAHRRMDEENNMPEESFADVIETSERRKEPRPVDPASPQRTMSAAAARVMQIDAVTYAVLLDKQGHPVQDDSMEAEALAAKALFLAQSGNKLGDFLGLGELKSAAVQTQHFDLLMYDSKQHYLGIAVATGNKLDAVEAEIRAALVPGR, via the coding sequence ATGGCAGAAGCAGTCAGCGGCTTCCAGGGTGAGATTGCCGGTCTTTCGCTCGCCGACGTCATCCAGATTAAGGGACACAACAGGTATTCAGGCTGCATCACCGTAGAGTACCTGGATCATCGCGGTGCAATCTATTTTGTAGACGGTGAGATCATCCACGCCGAGCAGGCCTCATTCAGCGGTGAGGATGCGATCTACGAAATCCTCAAGTGGCCCGGCGGCAACTTCAGCCTCGCACCTGAAATGACCACCAACGTCTGCACCATCCATTGCAGCCTCAACTTCCTGCTGCTGGAAGCGCATCGCAGGATGGATGAAGAGAACAACATGCCTGAGGAGTCGTTCGCCGATGTGATCGAGACCAGCGAACGCCGCAAAGAGCCAAGACCGGTTGATCCGGCAAGCCCTCAGCGTACCATGAGTGCCGCAGCAGCCAGGGTCATGCAGATTGACGCCGTGACCTATGCCGTGCTGCTGGACAAACAGGGACACCCGGTGCAGGACGACAGTATGGAGGCCGAAGCCCTGGCGGCAAAGGCACTGTTTCTGGCGCAATCCGGCAATAAACTGGGTGACTTCCTCGGTCTGGGGGAGTTGAAATCCGCTGCTGTTCAGACCCAGCATTTTGACCTGTTGATGTACGACTCAAAGCAGCACTATCTGGGTATCGCCGTTGCAACCGGCAACAAACTGGATGCTGTGGAAGCAGAAATCAGAGCCGCATTGGTGCCGGGGAGGTAA
- a CDS encoding acetyl-CoA hydrolase/transferase C-terminal domain-containing protein produces the protein MSEYGTLQDRVQCKSLLDKVKTPEQCIEYFKNGMNLGWSGFTPAGYPKVVPIALAEHVEKNNLQGKLKFNLFIGASVGAETENRWAQNDMIDRRWPYQTGKDIAAGINAGRIRMGDKHLSLFAQDLGYGFYTKDTESGKLDLAIIEVSEVLEDGSLVPTSSCGVIPEILMICDRVILEVNTGQPSFKGIHDLLTPLTPPNRQVFNITRADSRIGSISIPCDPSKVVAVVESKLRDQGRAFAEQDDTSEAIANHIIDFFTHEVKAGRLPKNLLPIQSGVGSIANAVIGGLAKGPFQNLTVFTEVLQDTMLDLFDSGKLDCASSCSLSLSADPGFPKFFANMDKYFDKITLRPLSISNAPEPIRRLGCIAMNTPVEIDIYAHANSTLVGGTRMINGLGGSGDFLRNGYLKMMHTPSSRPSKTDPTGISCVVPHCSHIDHTEHDLDCVITEQGLADLRGVAPKERARRIIEKCAHPDYKAQLTEYLNIAEADCLKRKVGHEPQLWDRAFKMHLNLEKNGTMKLKNWDVKIDLCE, from the coding sequence ATGTCAGAGTACGGAACTTTGCAAGACCGCGTTCAGTGCAAATCACTGCTGGACAAGGTAAAGACCCCAGAGCAGTGCATTGAGTACTTCAAAAACGGTATGAACCTTGGCTGGTCAGGCTTTACTCCGGCCGGTTACCCTAAAGTGGTACCTATCGCCCTGGCCGAGCATGTTGAAAAAAACAACCTGCAAGGCAAACTGAAGTTCAACCTGTTCATCGGCGCCTCTGTTGGTGCAGAGACCGAGAACCGCTGGGCACAAAACGACATGATCGATCGTCGCTGGCCGTATCAGACCGGTAAAGACATCGCTGCCGGTATCAACGCCGGTCGTATCCGGATGGGTGACAAGCACCTGTCCCTGTTTGCTCAGGATCTGGGCTACGGCTTCTACACCAAGGACACCGAGAGCGGCAAGCTGGACCTGGCTATCATCGAAGTTTCCGAAGTTCTGGAAGACGGCAGCCTGGTTCCCACCTCCTCCTGCGGCGTCATCCCCGAAATCCTGATGATCTGCGACCGCGTCATCCTCGAGGTGAACACCGGACAGCCTTCCTTCAAAGGCATCCACGACCTGCTGACCCCACTGACTCCGCCGAACCGTCAGGTATTCAACATTACCCGCGCTGACTCCCGCATCGGTTCCATCTCGATCCCTTGCGATCCAAGCAAGGTTGTAGCTGTTGTTGAGTCCAAGCTGCGTGACCAGGGCCGTGCCTTTGCCGAGCAGGACGACACCTCCGAGGCGATTGCCAACCACATCATTGACTTCTTCACCCACGAAGTGAAGGCTGGCCGTCTGCCCAAGAACCTGCTGCCGATCCAGTCCGGTGTTGGTTCCATTGCCAACGCTGTTATCGGTGGCCTGGCAAAAGGTCCTTTCCAGAACCTGACCGTATTCACCGAAGTTCTGCAGGACACCATGCTTGACCTGTTTGACTCCGGCAAACTGGATTGCGCATCTTCCTGCTCACTGTCCCTGTCTGCTGACCCGGGCTTCCCGAAGTTCTTCGCCAACATGGACAAGTACTTCGACAAGATCACCCTGCGTCCGCTGTCCATCTCCAACGCACCTGAGCCGATCCGCCGTCTGGGTTGTATCGCCATGAACACCCCGGTTGAGATCGACATCTACGCACACGCCAACTCCACCCTGGTTGGTGGTACCCGTATGATCAACGGCCTGGGCGGCTCCGGCGACTTCCTGCGTAACGGCTACCTGAAGATGATGCATACCCCTTCAAGCCGCCCAAGCAAGACCGACCCGACCGGTATCTCTTGCGTTGTGCCGCACTGCTCACACATCGACCACACCGAGCACGACCTTGACTGCGTCATCACCGAGCAAGGCCTGGCCGACCTGCGTGGTGTAGCTCCGAAAGAGCGTGCCCGTCGCATCATCGAGAAGTGCGCCCACCCTGACTACAAGGCCCAGCTGACCGAGTACCTGAACATTGCCGAGGCAGACTGCCTCAAGCGCAAGGTTGGTCATGAGCCGCAACTGTGGGATCGCGCCTTCAAGATGCACCTCAACCTTGAGAAGAACGGCACCATGAAGCTCAAAAACTGGGATGTGAAGATCGACCTCTGCGAATAG
- the truA gene encoding tRNA pseudouridine(38-40) synthase TruA: MRTIKLIIQYDGTNYCGWQEQANGPSIQETVELALAKILGKRVRVQSSGRTDAGVHAVAMPAVFRTESTVPLKAFVDGVNCHLPDDIAIQSAVEVPAGFRAIGGARSKTYRYTIYNAPVRSPLNRRTAWHVRDQLDLKAMQQAAAYFVGEHDFAAFRGANCSAVTSHRRIDAVQINQSGPFITIDVTGGGFLKYMVRIMAGTLVDVGRGRFTPEHVAGLLAEPDRQRGGVTAPPQGLSLLQVIYPD; this comes from the coding sequence ATGCGAACCATAAAGCTTATTATTCAATACGACGGCACCAACTACTGCGGCTGGCAGGAACAGGCCAACGGCCCGAGCATCCAGGAAACGGTCGAACTGGCCCTGGCCAAGATCCTGGGGAAACGGGTGCGGGTGCAATCATCCGGCCGCACCGATGCCGGGGTGCATGCCGTTGCCATGCCGGCTGTATTCCGTACCGAATCAACGGTCCCGCTCAAGGCGTTTGTGGATGGCGTCAACTGCCATCTGCCTGACGACATCGCGATTCAGTCTGCCGTAGAAGTGCCTGCCGGTTTTCGCGCCATTGGCGGAGCCCGCTCCAAGACCTACCGCTACACCATCTATAACGCCCCTGTCCGTAGTCCGCTCAATCGTCGCACCGCCTGGCATGTTCGCGATCAGCTTGACCTGAAGGCCATGCAGCAGGCAGCGGCCTACTTTGTCGGCGAACACGATTTTGCCGCATTTCGTGGTGCCAACTGCAGCGCCGTAACCAGCCATCGCAGGATTGATGCGGTACAGATCAACCAGAGCGGCCCCTTTATCACCATTGATGTTACCGGTGGCGGTTTCCTGAAGTACATGGTGCGGATCATGGCCGGCACCCTGGTGGATGTGGGGCGTGGGCGCTTTACCCCGGAACATGTTGCCGGCCTGCTGGCAGAGCCGGACCGCCAGCGGGGCGGAGTCACCGCCCCCCCCCAGGGATTGTCGTTGCTGCAGGTAATCTATCCGGACTGA
- the asd gene encoding aspartate-semialdehyde dehydrogenase, with the protein MKVGIVGWRGMVGSVLMQRMQEENDFALGFEPVFFTTSQAGQPAPMGAGTLKKADDIEELKKLDVIITCQGGDYTKAVHPELRKQGWNGYWIDAASTLRMEDNAVIILDPINRNVIDKALANGQKDFIGGNCTVSLMLMGLGGLFKAGLVEWISSMTYQAASGAGAPNMRELLAQMGTLNGVVAEELKDAGSAILEIDKKVTQTLRDGSMPTKEFGFPLAGNVLPWIDREVEDGQSREELKGFQETNKILGTSSPIPVDGICVRVGAMRCHSQAITIKLNKDLPLAEIESLIANDNQWVKLIPNNKADSLAGLTPAAVSGTLTVPVGRVRKMKMGPQYVQAFTCGDQLLWGAAEPLRRMLRILLEK; encoded by the coding sequence ATGAAAGTCGGAATCGTTGGTTGGCGCGGTATGGTCGGCTCGGTCCTCATGCAGCGGATGCAGGAGGAGAACGACTTTGCCCTCGGTTTTGAACCGGTCTTTTTCACCACCTCCCAGGCAGGCCAGCCTGCCCCGATGGGTGCTGGCACCCTGAAAAAGGCTGATGATATTGAAGAGTTGAAAAAGCTGGATGTGATCATCACCTGCCAGGGTGGCGACTACACCAAGGCGGTCCACCCGGAGCTGCGCAAGCAGGGCTGGAACGGCTATTGGATCGATGCGGCCTCCACCCTGCGGATGGAAGACAATGCGGTCATTATCCTCGATCCGATCAACCGCAACGTGATCGACAAGGCCCTGGCCAATGGCCAGAAGGACTTCATCGGCGGCAACTGCACCGTCAGCCTGATGCTGATGGGCCTGGGCGGCCTGTTCAAAGCCGGCCTGGTGGAGTGGATCTCCTCCATGACCTATCAGGCTGCCTCCGGTGCCGGCGCCCCCAACATGCGTGAGCTGCTGGCCCAGATGGGCACCCTGAACGGCGTGGTGGCTGAAGAACTGAAGGATGCCGGTTCTGCCATCCTGGAGATTGACAAGAAGGTGACCCAGACCCTGCGGGACGGCTCCATGCCGACCAAGGAGTTCGGCTTTCCGCTGGCAGGCAACGTACTGCCCTGGATCGACCGCGAGGTGGAGGATGGCCAGAGCCGCGAAGAGCTGAAAGGGTTTCAGGAGACCAACAAGATCCTGGGCACCAGCAGCCCGATCCCGGTGGACGGCATCTGTGTGCGGGTCGGCGCCATGCGCTGCCACAGCCAGGCCATCACCATCAAGTTGAACAAGGACCTGCCGCTGGCCGAAATTGAGTCCTTGATCGCCAACGACAACCAGTGGGTCAAGTTGATCCCCAACAACAAGGCGGATTCGCTGGCCGGTCTGACCCCGGCTGCCGTATCCGGCACCCTGACCGTACCGGTGGGCCGGGTCCGCAAGATGAAGATGGGGCCACAGTACGTGCAGGCCTTTACCTGCGGCGACCAGCTGTTGTGGGGTGCAGCGGAACCGTTGCGCCGGATGTTGAGAATTTTGTTGGAGAAGTAA
- the leuB gene encoding 3-isopropylmalate dehydrogenase: MAKTFKIAVLPGDGIGPEVMAEATRVLDVIGQKYNVTFEGTFANVGGAGIDNEGKALPQSTIDICKASDAILFGSVGGPKWESLPPDEQPERGALLPLRKIFGLYANLRPAIIFPSLTGASSLKEEVIGGGFNVLVIRELTGGIYFSQPKGIEGEGRNRIGIDTMKYSVPEIERITHVAFQAARKRGKKVCSIDKANVLSSSVLWREVVIDIAKQYPDVELSHMYVDNAAMQLVKWPKQFDVILCENMFGDILSDEAAMLTGSLGMLPSASLAEGSFGMYEPSGGSAPDIAGQGIANPIAQILSAAMMLKFSCGMVEAADAIDTAVETVLDQGYRTRDIFQNKSGEKLVNTKEMGDAIIAAL, translated from the coding sequence ATGGCGAAGACTTTTAAAATTGCGGTCCTGCCGGGTGACGGTATCGGACCTGAGGTGATGGCTGAGGCAACCAGGGTACTGGACGTGATTGGCCAGAAATACAATGTAACCTTTGAGGGCACCTTTGCCAACGTGGGTGGTGCCGGGATTGACAACGAGGGCAAGGCCCTGCCCCAGAGCACCATTGATATCTGTAAGGCCTCTGATGCGATCCTGTTCGGTTCGGTGGGCGGCCCCAAGTGGGAGTCCCTGCCGCCGGATGAACAGCCTGAGCGGGGAGCCCTGCTGCCGCTGCGCAAGATCTTCGGTCTCTACGCCAACCTGCGTCCGGCCATTATCTTCCCCTCCCTGACCGGCGCTTCGTCACTGAAAGAGGAAGTAATCGGCGGTGGTTTCAACGTGCTGGTGATCCGTGAGCTGACCGGCGGGATCTACTTCTCCCAGCCCAAAGGGATCGAGGGTGAAGGCCGCAACCGGATCGGCATCGACACCATGAAGTACAGCGTGCCCGAGATCGAGCGGATCACCCATGTCGCCTTCCAGGCTGCCCGGAAGCGCGGCAAAAAGGTCTGCTCCATTGACAAGGCCAACGTGCTCTCCTCTTCCGTGCTCTGGCGCGAAGTGGTGATTGATATTGCCAAGCAGTACCCTGATGTGGAGCTGTCCCACATGTATGTCGACAACGCGGCCATGCAGCTGGTCAAATGGCCCAAGCAGTTTGACGTGATCCTGTGCGAAAACATGTTCGGCGACATCCTGTCCGACGAGGCCGCCATGCTGACCGGTTCCCTGGGGATGCTCCCCTCCGCCTCCCTGGCAGAAGGCAGCTTTGGCATGTACGAGCCATCCGGCGGTTCTGCCCCGGACATCGCCGGCCAGGGGATTGCCAACCCGATTGCCCAGATCCTGTCCGCTGCCATGATGCTCAAATTCTCCTGTGGCATGGTTGAGGCGGCTGACGCCATTGATACCGCCGTGGAAACCGTACTGGACCAGGGCTACCGCACCCGCGACATCTTCCAGAACAAGTCGGGGGAGAAGCTGGTTAACACCAAAGAGATGGGCGACGCGATTATTGCCGCTCTGTAG
- the metK gene encoding methionine adenosyltransferase gives MAEKFIFTSESVSEGHPDKMADQISDSILDAILAQDPKARVACETMVTTGMAVIAGEITTTAVVNYAEIVRNTIKEIGYCGSETGFDYETCSVLVSLDRQSPDISQGVTEGEGMFKEQGAGDQGLMFGYACNETPELMPMPIQLSHQLVKRLADVRKSGLLKFLRPDAKSQVSVEYDNGKPVRVNTVVISTQHTPDVTHETIVEGVMDEVIKKVIPAHLMDSETRFFINPTGRFVVGGPMGDCGLTGRKIIVDTYGGMGRHGGGAFSGKDPSKVDRSAAYMGRYVAKNLVAAGLCERCEVQVAYAIGVAEPVSIMVNAFGTGVVSEHRLSELVREVFDMRPRAITEQLDLLRPIYQKTAAYGHFGRELPEFTWEKTDKAELLKQKAGL, from the coding sequence ATGGCTGAAAAATTTATCTTCACCTCTGAATCCGTATCCGAAGGTCACCCTGATAAAATGGCTGACCAGATCTCCGACAGCATCCTGGACGCGATTCTGGCCCAGGACCCCAAGGCCCGTGTGGCCTGCGAAACCATGGTGACCACCGGTATGGCCGTGATCGCCGGTGAAATCACCACCACTGCGGTGGTGAACTATGCCGAGATCGTCCGCAACACCATCAAGGAGATCGGCTACTGCGGTTCTGAGACCGGCTTTGACTACGAAACCTGCTCCGTGCTGGTCTCCCTTGACCGTCAGTCCCCGGACATCTCCCAGGGTGTCACCGAGGGTGAGGGGATGTTCAAGGAGCAGGGCGCTGGCGACCAGGGTCTGATGTTCGGCTATGCCTGCAACGAGACCCCGGAACTGATGCCGATGCCGATCCAGCTTTCCCATCAACTGGTCAAGCGGCTGGCCGATGTCCGCAAGTCCGGCCTGCTGAAGTTCCTGCGTCCCGATGCCAAATCCCAGGTCTCGGTTGAGTATGACAACGGCAAACCGGTACGGGTCAACACCGTGGTCATCTCCACCCAGCATACCCCGGATGTGACCCATGAAACCATTGTTGAAGGGGTCATGGACGAGGTGATCAAAAAGGTCATCCCTGCCCACCTGATGGACAGCGAGACCCGCTTCTTCATCAACCCCACCGGCCGTTTTGTGGTGGGCGGGCCGATGGGTGACTGCGGTCTGACCGGCCGCAAGATCATCGTGGATACCTATGGCGGCATGGGCCGTCACGGCGGCGGCGCCTTCTCCGGCAAGGATCCCTCCAAGGTTGACCGCTCTGCTGCCTATATGGGCCGTTATGTGGCCAAGAACCTGGTGGCTGCCGGTCTGTGCGAGCGCTGCGAGGTGCAGGTGGCCTATGCCATCGGTGTGGCAGAGCCGGTCTCGATCATGGTCAATGCCTTCGGCACCGGCGTGGTCTCTGAGCACCGTCTGTCCGAGCTGGTCCGGGAGGTCTTTGACATGCGTCCCCGCGCCATCACCGAGCAGCTTGACCTGTTGCGCCCGATCTATCAGAAGACCGCGGCCTATGGTCACTTTGGCCGCGAACTGCCTGAATTCACCTGGGAGAAGACTGACAAGGCAGAGCTGCTGAAACAGAAGGCCGGACTGTAA
- a CDS encoding DUF169 domain-containing protein, translating into MEQLGHFLATVKETVNPVTQPVGVTIVRDLALIADKKIRVKGQRLAVCQQIAYSRMYGWSTWADKHTAHCVLGAGCVGLIAPPQRVLDGSVNNGIYQQDQAAAAAMQQAMPRLAPDVQGLLTYPLARPVEGITPDLVVLYVNSAQAMRFVQAFLFHQGGEFTMKSSGDAGVCSRAVAQVALTGEPTVEIPCLGDRRFGMTQDHELCIGIPFTWLERTAAGLAATHKAGIRYPVPFQIPSGCDLPPDYITAEGDC; encoded by the coding sequence ATGGAACAGCTTGGGCATTTTCTTGCGACGGTCAAAGAGACCGTCAATCCGGTCACACAACCGGTCGGCGTCACCATTGTCAGAGACCTTGCACTGATTGCAGACAAGAAGATCCGGGTCAAGGGGCAGCGCCTGGCGGTCTGCCAGCAGATCGCCTACAGCCGGATGTACGGCTGGTCCACCTGGGCAGACAAACATACCGCCCACTGCGTCCTGGGTGCCGGTTGTGTCGGCCTGATTGCGCCGCCGCAACGGGTACTGGATGGCTCGGTCAATAACGGCATCTATCAGCAGGATCAGGCTGCTGCCGCTGCCATGCAGCAGGCCATGCCCCGCCTGGCCCCTGATGTGCAAGGGCTTTTGACCTATCCCCTGGCCCGTCCGGTGGAAGGGATAACCCCTGATCTGGTGGTGCTGTATGTCAACTCAGCCCAGGCCATGCGCTTTGTACAGGCCTTCCTGTTTCATCAGGGGGGTGAGTTTACCATGAAGAGTTCCGGCGATGCCGGGGTCTGCTCCCGGGCCGTGGCCCAGGTGGCGCTAACCGGTGAGCCCACGGTGGAGATCCCCTGCCTGGGTGACCGCCGCTTCGGCATGACCCAGGACCATGAGCTGTGCATCGGCATCCCGTTTACTTGGCTGGAGCGGACTGCAGCAGGGCTGGCAGCCACCCACAAGGCCGGTATCCGCTACCCGGTGCCGTTCCAGATCCCGTCCGGCTGCGACTTGCCGCCGGATTACATCACTGCTGAAGGCGACTGTTAA
- a CDS encoding RNA recognition motif domain-containing protein, whose protein sequence is MAKELYVGHLPYEATADDLRRMFSVAGTVTSVHIITDPATGKSKGCGYVRMADEAQLHEAIECLDGALMENRVITVSIANPQKTQAKPLTRGAGNTQPGSRRARARQKQ, encoded by the coding sequence ATGGCCAAAGAACTCTATGTGGGGCACCTGCCCTATGAAGCAACAGCAGATGATCTGCGCAGGATGTTCAGCGTGGCCGGCACCGTGACCTCGGTACATATCATCACCGACCCTGCAACCGGCAAGTCGAAAGGGTGCGGTTACGTACGGATGGCCGATGAAGCGCAGCTGCACGAGGCGATTGAGTGCCTGGATGGTGCCTTGATGGAAAACCGGGTCATCACGGTCAGCATTGCCAATCCCCAGAAGACGCAGGCAAAGCCGCTCACCCGTGGTGCCGGCAATACCCAGCCGGGATCGCGGCGGGCACGGGCACGCCAGAAGCAGTAG
- a CDS encoding YkgJ family cysteine cluster protein — translation MQCRAGCAACCIAPSISSAIPGMPEGKPAGIRCVQLTLENRCRIFGRPERPAVCSSLRPSSEMCGQNAGEALQRLQQWEQQTAPA, via the coding sequence GTGCAGTGCCGGGCCGGTTGTGCTGCCTGCTGCATCGCCCCCTCCATCAGCTCTGCCATACCGGGCATGCCGGAAGGAAAACCGGCTGGAATCCGCTGTGTTCAGTTGACGTTGGAAAACCGATGCCGTATCTTTGGCAGACCGGAACGGCCGGCGGTCTGCAGTTCGCTGCGGCCCAGCAGTGAGATGTGTGGCCAAAACGCCGGGGAAGCCCTGCAGCGGCTGCAGCAGTGGGAGCAGCAGACAGCTCCTGCATAG
- a CDS encoding rhodanese-like domain-containing protein has product MNAKELQKQLKSKTPPTVVDVRSAMEYRLGHIPGALLLPFWKVIFRLTGALPKDRQTKLVLYCESGARAEMVGSMLAKRGYSKIAYLDGDMPGWRQAGLPLEK; this is encoded by the coding sequence ATGAATGCAAAAGAGTTACAGAAACAGCTTAAATCCAAGACACCGCCCACGGTGGTAGATGTACGCAGCGCGATGGAGTACCGCCTGGGGCATATCCCCGGCGCCCTGCTGCTGCCGTTCTGGAAGGTCATTTTCAGACTGACCGGGGCGCTGCCGAAAGACAGGCAAACAAAACTGGTATTGTACTGTGAATCAGGTGCGCGGGCAGAGATGGTTGGTTCCATGCTGGCCAAGCGGGGGTACAGTAAGATTGCCTATCTGGATGGCGACATGCCCGGCTGGCGTCAGGCCGGACTGCCGCTGGAGAAATAG
- a CDS encoding AAA family ATPase: MTIASNLKIEENPFAVKLGIKAWQEREFVKPKPEEYLVEDVIPANALVSLQTNNVYGKTTLAMQLAMSVAFDLPFLEQFRCLQSGRVLYINARDTDEDCHRRFKRLTREWSKSVPELGGRIDQNLDNFSHISLFDECYGVSPHLIDISGSMTKTYAYLHQFCSYFKCKLIVLDPVEDFFPDNLRNISELYLKLRQLPAAVLLVVGDRNRYDAFNKVEVSMSLLENGLRVQSDYLGHRDIGLSMGAGIWFATTGRPNV, from the coding sequence ATGACCATCGCATCCAACCTGAAGATTGAGGAAAACCCCTTTGCTGTAAAACTGGGGATCAAGGCATGGCAGGAACGTGAGTTTGTCAAGCCGAAGCCGGAAGAGTACCTGGTTGAGGATGTTATCCCGGCCAATGCCCTGGTCTCCTTGCAGACCAACAATGTCTATGGCAAAACCACCCTGGCAATGCAACTTGCCATGTCGGTTGCCTTTGACCTGCCGTTTCTGGAGCAGTTTCGCTGCCTGCAGTCCGGCAGGGTGTTGTATATCAATGCCCGTGACACGGACGAAGACTGTCATCGCAGGTTCAAGCGATTGACCCGGGAGTGGTCAAAATCGGTGCCGGAACTGGGAGGGCGGATTGACCAGAACCTGGATAACTTCAGTCATATCTCGCTCTTTGATGAGTGCTACGGCGTATCGCCGCACCTGATCGACATCTCCGGCAGCATGACCAAGACCTACGCCTACCTGCACCAGTTCTGCTCGTACTTCAAGTGCAAGCTGATCGTGCTGGACCCAGTGGAGGACTTCTTTCCGGACAACCTGAGAAACATTTCAGAGCTGTACCTGAAGCTGCGCCAGCTACCTGCCGCCGTATTGCTGGTGGTGGGGGACCGTAACCGCTATGATGCCTTTAACAAGGTTGAGGTCAGCATGTCGCTGCTTGAAAACGGGTTGCGGGTACAGAGTGATTATCTGGGCCACCGTGATATCGGATTGAGCATGGGGGCCGGCATCTGGTTTGCCACCACCGGCCGGCCTAACGTGTAA
- the ahcY gene encoding adenosylhomocysteinase: MGTDYIVADLGLADWGRKEIKIAETEMPGLMAIREEYAASQPLKGARITGSLHMTIQTAVLIETLTALGAQVRWASCNIFSTQDHAAAAIAASGVPVFAVKGESLTDYWDYTHKIFEWADGGFSNMILDDGGDATLLLHLGSKAEKDASVLNNPGSEEETILFAAIKAKLAVDPTWYSVRLAQIKGVTEETTTGVHRLYQMHERGELAFPAINVNDSVTKSKFDNLYGCRESLVDGIKRATDVMVAGKVALVCGYGDVGKGSAQALRALSAQVWVTEVDPICALQAAMEGYRVVTMEYAADKADIFVTCTGNYHVITHEHLLKMKDQAIVCNIGHFDNEIEVAALEQYQWEEIKPQVDHIILPSGNRIILLAKGRLVNLGCATGHPSYVMSSSFANQTIAQIEIFCNPGKYPTGVYVLPKHLDEKVARLQLKKLNAQLSVLTKEQADYIGVPVEGPYKAEHYRY; the protein is encoded by the coding sequence ATGGGAACTGATTACATCGTGGCTGACCTTGGCCTGGCAGACTGGGGCCGTAAAGAGATTAAAATAGCCGAGACCGAGATGCCTGGCCTGATGGCGATCCGCGAGGAGTATGCCGCCTCACAGCCGCTGAAAGGGGCACGCATTACCGGTTCGCTGCATATGACCATCCAGACCGCGGTGCTGATTGAGACCCTGACCGCCCTGGGTGCCCAGGTCCGTTGGGCCTCCTGCAACATCTTTTCCACCCAGGACCATGCGGCCGCTGCCATTGCGGCATCCGGCGTGCCGGTCTTTGCCGTCAAGGGCGAATCCCTGACCGATTACTGGGACTACACCCACAAGATCTTTGAATGGGCTGACGGCGGTTTTTCCAACATGATCCTGGATGACGGCGGCGATGCCACCCTGCTGCTGCACCTGGGCAGCAAGGCTGAAAAGGATGCCAGCGTCCTGAACAACCCCGGCTCCGAGGAGGAAACGATCCTGTTTGCCGCCATCAAGGCCAAACTGGCTGTTGATCCGACCTGGTACTCGGTTCGCCTGGCCCAGATCAAGGGGGTCACCGAAGAGACCACCACCGGCGTGCACCGTCTGTATCAGATGCATGAACGTGGCGAGCTGGCCTTCCCGGCCATCAACGTCAATGACTCGGTCACCAAATCCAAGTTCGACAACCTCTACGGCTGCCGCGAATCGCTGGTGGACGGCATCAAGCGGGCCACCGACGTGATGGTGGCCGGCAAGGTCGCTCTGGTCTGCGGCTACGGCGATGTGGGCAAGGGCTCGGCCCAGGCCCTGCGCGCCCTGTCTGCCCAGGTCTGGGTGACCGAGGTTGACCCGATCTGCGCCCTGCAGGCCGCCATGGAAGGCTACCGCGTGGTGACCATGGAGTATGCTGCCGACAAGGCCGACATCTTCGTGACCTGCACCGGCAACTACCATGTCATTACCCATGAGCACCTGCTGAAGATGAAGGATCAGGCCATTGTCTGCAACATCGGTCACTTTGACAACGAGATCGAGGTTGCTGCCCTGGAACAGTACCAGTGGGAAGAGATCAAGCCCCAGGTGGATCATATCATCCTCCCCTCCGGCAACCGGATCATCCTGCTGGCCAAGGGGCGCCTGGTGAACCTGGGCTGCGCCACCGGCCACCCCAGCTACGTCATGTCATCATCCTTTGCCAACCAGACCATCGCCCAGATTGAGATCTTCTGCAACCCGGGCAAATACCCCACCGGCGTCTATGTGCTGCCCAAGCATCTGGATGAGAAGGTGGCCCGGCTGCAGCTGAAAAAACTGAACGCCCAGCTGTCCGTGTTGACCAAGGAGCAGGCTGACTACATCGGCGTGCCGGTGGAAGGTCCCTACAAGGCCGAGCATTACCGTTACTAA